From Candidatus Binatia bacterium, a single genomic window includes:
- the cofH gene encoding 5-amino-6-(D-ribitylamino)uracil--L-tyrosine 4-hydroxyphenyl transferase CofH codes for MKPVGDEVRALLPDGTPLEALLAGARREVARVIERALERRPPTEAEVALLLETTGDDLRALIAAADHVRREDVGDVVTYVVNRNVNFTNVCFVNCQFCAFKRQRWESDAYNHGVDTVLEKVADAVRRGATEICMQGGINPQMGAFTYRDMLVAIKTAFPQIHMHAFSPMEIMYGARRTNMSYSDYLAMLRDAGLGSIPGTAAEILDDDVREILSHKKVDVATWVEIVTTAHRLGIPSTATIMYGHLEKTHHVAAHLALIRRLQGETGGFTEFVPLRFIHNNTALYQRGLVQPLETGAVDLRMYAACRLFFRGSIDNLQTSWVKLGHELAALSLAAGVNDFGGTLMEESISREAGADAGEYTSVEEIHRLVRSMDRIPRQRTTLYKEVPSPLDAASAAGSGEPAVARA; via the coding sequence ATGAAACCGGTTGGCGACGAGGTGCGCGCGCTGCTGCCCGACGGCACGCCGCTCGAGGCTCTGCTTGCGGGCGCCCGACGCGAGGTCGCGCGCGTGATCGAGCGCGCGCTCGAGCGTCGGCCGCCCACCGAGGCCGAGGTCGCGCTGCTGCTCGAGACGACGGGCGACGATCTGCGCGCGCTGATCGCGGCCGCCGACCACGTGCGGCGCGAGGACGTCGGCGACGTGGTGACGTACGTCGTCAATCGCAACGTCAACTTCACCAACGTCTGCTTCGTGAACTGCCAGTTCTGCGCCTTCAAGCGCCAGCGCTGGGAGAGCGACGCCTACAACCACGGCGTCGACACGGTGCTCGAGAAGGTCGCCGACGCGGTGCGCCGCGGCGCGACCGAGATCTGCATGCAGGGCGGGATCAACCCGCAGATGGGCGCGTTCACGTACCGGGACATGCTCGTCGCCATCAAGACGGCGTTCCCGCAGATCCACATGCACGCGTTCTCGCCCATGGAGATCATGTACGGCGCGCGGCGCACGAACATGTCGTACTCCGACTACCTCGCGATGCTGCGCGACGCGGGGCTCGGCAGCATCCCGGGCACCGCCGCCGAGATCCTCGACGACGACGTGCGCGAGATTCTGTCGCACAAGAAGGTCGACGTCGCGACGTGGGTCGAGATCGTCACGACCGCGCACCGGCTCGGCATCCCGAGCACCGCGACGATCATGTACGGCCACCTCGAGAAGACGCACCACGTGGCCGCGCACCTCGCGCTGATCCGCCGTTTGCAGGGTGAGACCGGCGGCTTCACGGAGTTCGTGCCGCTGCGCTTCATCCACAACAACACGGCGCTCTACCAGCGTGGCCTCGTGCAGCCGCTCGAGACAGGCGCGGTGGACCTGCGCATGTACGCCGCGTGCCGCCTGTTCTTCCGCGGCTCGATCGACAACCTGCAGACCTCGTGGGTGAAGCTCGGCCACGAGCTCGCGGCGCTGTCGCTCGCGGCGGGCGTCAACGACTTCGGCGGCACGCTCATGGAGGAGAGCATCTCGCGCGAGGCCGGGGCGGACGCCGGCGAGTACACCTCGGTCGAGGAGATCCATCGCCTGGTCCGCTCGATGGATCGGATCCCGCGGCAGCGCACGACGCTCTACAAGGAAGTGCCCTCGCCCCTCGACGCCGCGTCCGCGGCCGGATCGGGCGAGCCTGCGGTCGCGCGCGCGTGA
- the cofD gene encoding 2-phospho-L-lactate transferase: MTPKRPGKVVVLAGGVGAARLLRGLAPLVARGQLTVIVNTADDDVFYGLHVSPDIDTVLYTLAGLADPVRGWGIGGDTFHFLEAMKRYEREVWFQLGDRDLATHVFRTARLRAGQTLSQVTAQQARSLGVQARILPMSDDPVRTVVETTGGKRSFQEYLVRDRARETVRSLTYVGARSARPAPGVRTALAQASLVVIAPSNPLVSIAPILAVPGIRQALRRTEAPVVAVSPLIGGRPVKGPADKMMRALGVAPTPLGLADFYADVLDAMVLDNADRSYVPRLASRGIATTCLDTLMRSPVRSTAVARAVLTLGASLPGRRNVAS; the protein is encoded by the coding sequence GTGACGCCGAAACGACCGGGCAAGGTCGTCGTGCTGGCCGGCGGGGTCGGCGCGGCGCGGCTGCTGCGCGGGCTCGCACCGCTGGTCGCGCGCGGCCAGCTCACGGTGATCGTCAACACCGCGGACGACGACGTCTTCTACGGCCTGCACGTCTCGCCCGACATCGACACCGTGCTCTACACGCTCGCCGGGCTCGCCGACCCGGTGCGCGGCTGGGGCATCGGGGGCGACACCTTCCACTTCCTCGAGGCGATGAAGCGCTACGAGCGCGAGGTGTGGTTTCAGCTCGGCGATCGCGACCTCGCGACGCACGTGTTCCGCACGGCGCGGCTGCGCGCCGGCCAGACGCTGTCGCAGGTCACCGCGCAGCAGGCGCGCAGCCTCGGCGTCCAGGCGCGCATCCTGCCGATGAGCGACGACCCGGTGCGCACCGTCGTCGAGACCACCGGCGGCAAGCGCTCGTTTCAGGAGTATCTGGTCCGCGATCGCGCGCGCGAGACCGTGCGCAGCTTGACCTACGTCGGCGCGCGCTCGGCACGTCCCGCGCCCGGCGTCCGCACGGCGCTCGCGCAGGCGAGCCTCGTCGTGATCGCGCCGAGCAATCCGCTCGTCAGCATCGCACCGATCCTCGCCGTGCCCGGCATCCGTCAAGCGCTGCGCCGCACCGAGGCGCCGGTGGTCGCGGTGTCGCCGCTGATCGGCGGACGGCCGGTGAAGGGCCCGGCGGACAAGATGATGCGCGCGCTCGGCGTCGCGCCGACGCCGCTCGGCCTCGCCGACTTCTACGCCGACGTGCTCGACGCGATGGTGCTCGACAACGCCGACCGATCGTACGTCCCGCGCCTCGCGTCCCGCGGCATCGCGACGACGTGCCTCGACACGCTGATGCGCTCGCCGGTGCGCTCGACCGCCGTCGCGCGCGCCGTGCTGACGCTCGGCGCGTCGCTGCCGGGCCGGCGCAACGTCGCGAGCTGA
- a CDS encoding Coenzyme F420 hydrogenase/dehydrogenase, beta subunit C-terminal domain translates to MSRPLRSTFKQMMNEVVAYGSCCECGSCVLVCPHNVIEYVDGKPRQTAKATAPFDFCGISEGIGCDVCAQVCPRLYPREFQLAPAVFRDEPKVHEDVFGRYRRIVAARSTDPLVKARCQDGGVVTTLLAYAFEKGLIDGAAVSARDPERPAHPVPRLVTSRDEALETAGSWYTYCPNELALEQAEEKGCTRIAFVGVPCQVTPIRKMQQADPSYLDNGRKKEKHIARQSKFLKGFGDRVVLTIGLLCTEVFTYEGLMEQKIEREMGIPLAEVEKFNVKGKVLIYRRGGELIEIPLKRAQEYARPECHHCGDFTAEVSDISCGGVGMTDWTITILRTRKGEEIFDRLVAEGRVETRSMDEFENAMKILKRLAKRQHERVPVPPGRDPSWVRPAHSLPTDRVPDAPEVAPAPLVEAAGEIR, encoded by the coding sequence ATGTCCCGACCGCTGCGCTCGACCTTCAAGCAGATGATGAACGAGGTCGTGGCCTACGGGAGCTGCTGCGAGTGCGGCTCGTGCGTCCTCGTGTGCCCGCACAACGTCATCGAGTACGTCGATGGCAAGCCGCGGCAGACCGCCAAGGCCACCGCCCCGTTCGACTTCTGCGGCATCAGCGAAGGCATCGGCTGCGACGTTTGCGCGCAGGTGTGCCCGCGGCTCTACCCGCGCGAGTTCCAGCTCGCCCCGGCCGTGTTCCGCGACGAGCCGAAGGTCCACGAGGACGTCTTCGGCCGCTACCGGCGGATCGTCGCCGCACGCTCCACCGACCCGCTCGTCAAGGCGAGGTGTCAGGACGGCGGCGTGGTGACGACGCTGCTCGCCTACGCCTTCGAGAAGGGCCTGATCGACGGCGCCGCGGTTTCGGCGCGCGACCCCGAGCGTCCGGCGCACCCCGTGCCGCGTCTCGTGACCTCGCGCGACGAGGCGCTCGAGACGGCGGGCTCCTGGTACACGTACTGCCCGAACGAGCTCGCGCTCGAGCAGGCGGAGGAGAAGGGCTGCACGCGCATCGCGTTCGTCGGCGTGCCCTGCCAGGTGACGCCGATCCGCAAGATGCAGCAGGCCGACCCGTCCTACCTCGACAACGGCCGCAAGAAGGAGAAGCACATCGCGCGGCAGTCGAAGTTCCTCAAGGGCTTCGGTGACCGCGTGGTGCTGACGATCGGTCTGCTCTGCACCGAGGTCTTCACCTACGAGGGCCTGATGGAGCAGAAGATCGAGCGCGAGATGGGCATCCCGCTCGCCGAGGTCGAGAAGTTCAACGTCAAGGGCAAGGTGCTGATCTACCGTCGGGGCGGCGAGCTGATCGAGATCCCGCTCAAGCGCGCGCAGGAGTACGCGCGCCCCGAGTGCCACCACTGCGGTGACTTCACCGCCGAGGTCTCCGACATCTCGTGCGGCGGCGTCGGCATGACGGACTGGACGATCACCATCCTGCGCACGCGCAAGGGCGAGGAGATCTTCGACCGCCTGGTCGCGGAAGGCCGCGTCGAGACGCGCTCGATGGACGAGTTCGAGAACGCGATGAAGATCCTGAAGCGTCTCGCGAAGCGCCAGCACGAGCGCGTCCCGGTGCCGCCGGGCCGCGACCCGAGCTGGGTGCGCCCCGCGCACTCGCTGCCCACCGATCGCGTCCCGGACGCGCCGGAGGTCGCGCCAGCGCCGCTCGTGGAAGCCGCCGGCGAGATCCGCTAG
- a CDS encoding protein-L-isoaspartate(D-aspartate) O-methyltransferase → MLFDRLRKRMVEELAARGIRDRRVLSAMATIPRHVFVDEALRERAYDDHPLPIGHGQTISHPYTVALMTEALELQGTERVLEIGTGSGYQTAVLARICANVFTIERIAALASRARRVLDQLGLYNVALRVGDGTIGWNAEAPFDAIIVTAGTPQLPRPLLSQLRAGGRLVVPVGEEDSQTLMRLRVDADGVTEEYIGDCRFVKLLGRYGHAR, encoded by the coding sequence ATGCTGTTTGACCGCCTGCGCAAGCGCATGGTCGAGGAGCTCGCAGCGCGCGGCATTCGCGACCGGCGGGTTCTCTCCGCGATGGCGACCATCCCGCGCCACGTCTTCGTCGACGAGGCCCTGCGGGAGCGCGCGTACGACGACCACCCGCTGCCGATCGGGCACGGGCAGACCATCTCGCACCCCTACACGGTCGCGCTGATGACCGAGGCGCTCGAGCTGCAGGGCACCGAGCGCGTCCTCGAGATCGGCACCGGGTCCGGCTACCAGACGGCCGTCCTGGCCAGAATCTGCGCGAACGTCTTCACCATCGAGCGCATCGCCGCGCTCGCCAGCCGTGCTCGCCGGGTCCTCGACCAGCTCGGCCTCTACAACGTGGCGTTGCGCGTCGGCGACGGAACCATCGGCTGGAACGCCGAGGCCCCGTTCGACGCGATCATCGTGACCGCCGGCACGCCGCAGCTCCCGCGCCCCTTGCTGTCGCAGCTGCGCGCGGGCGGCAGGCTCGTCGTGCCGGTCGGAGAGGAGGACTCGCAGACGCTGATGCGCTTGCGCGTGGATGCGGACGGCGTGACGGAGGAGTACATCGGCGACTGCCGCTTCGTGAAGCTCCTCGGCCGCTACGGCCACGCCCGCTGA
- the rplT gene encoding 50S ribosomal protein L20, translating into MPRVKRGTKARQRRKKIMKLAKGNVGGRRKLYRQARETVEKGLTYAYRDRKVRKREFRSLWIVRINAAVRGFGLSYNRFIEGLRRAGIQMDRKVLADLAARDATAFGAIAERAKAALAA; encoded by the coding sequence ATGCCACGCGTGAAACGCGGCACCAAGGCGCGTCAGCGCCGCAAGAAGATCATGAAGCTCGCCAAGGGCAACGTTGGCGGGCGGCGCAAGCTCTACCGGCAGGCGCGCGAGACGGTCGAGAAGGGCCTCACGTACGCCTACCGTGACCGCAAGGTCCGCAAGCGCGAGTTCCGCTCGCTCTGGATCGTGCGCATCAACGCCGCGGTGCGCGGCTTCGGTCTGTCCTACAACCGCTTCATCGAAGGGTTGCGGCGCGCCGGCATCCAGATGGACCGCAAGGTCCTCGCCGATCTCGCGGCGCGCGATGCGACGGCGTTCGGCGCGATCGCCGAGCGCGCGAAGGCGGCGCTAGCGGCCTGA
- a CDS encoding TolC family protein, producing the protein MSIAWTAALAGCASLGGVLRTADLLPPELGEPWTPPYDGALGLPEEDPLVARPAPAPASDEAQLTLAELLDVALRNNPQTQRAWHEAKAAFAGWEEERGRYLPRVYGNVSVVDHRAPAVDGKQPPVEPVREPGISIDYLVFDFGRRAAEVEVARQVLFAANWRYDQRIQDVLLNVATAYYALIGSRAMLAADEETLADATLVLRAADERLRVGTGTIVDVYQARAGVARVELDIAADRGAVESAHGALATAVGWDANTRFEVAPLPTSLVLEPVEESVDELIARARRKRPELGAYRAEVLRDDAQIAAAKAAFLPELVAGASYNRQAPELGGPNDGAYDEYRYGIEVNVPLFEGFRRWNALRAAESRRAASAAALRDRTQRVVAEVWDAYYDLRTAVARVRASDALLAAARESYRAALQTYRDGVGDVVELLNGLAQLATARAANVGARTDLLISHAVLLRAIGENVTAAG; encoded by the coding sequence GTGAGCATCGCGTGGACCGCGGCGCTCGCCGGCTGCGCCTCGCTCGGCGGCGTGCTGCGCACGGCGGACCTGCTGCCGCCCGAGCTCGGCGAGCCGTGGACGCCGCCATACGACGGCGCCCTCGGCTTGCCGGAAGAGGATCCGCTCGTCGCGCGACCGGCGCCGGCCCCCGCGTCGGACGAGGCGCAGCTGACGCTCGCGGAGCTGCTCGACGTCGCGCTGCGCAACAACCCGCAGACGCAGCGCGCGTGGCACGAGGCGAAGGCCGCGTTCGCCGGCTGGGAAGAGGAGCGGGGACGCTACCTGCCGCGCGTCTATGGCAACGTCTCGGTGGTCGACCATCGCGCGCCGGCGGTCGACGGCAAGCAGCCCCCGGTCGAGCCCGTGCGCGAGCCCGGCATCTCGATCGACTACCTGGTCTTCGACTTCGGACGGCGCGCGGCGGAGGTCGAGGTCGCACGTCAAGTACTGTTCGCCGCGAACTGGCGCTACGACCAGCGCATCCAGGACGTCCTGCTGAACGTCGCGACCGCGTACTACGCGCTGATCGGCAGCCGGGCGATGCTCGCGGCCGACGAGGAGACGCTCGCGGACGCGACGCTCGTGCTGCGCGCGGCAGACGAGCGATTGCGCGTCGGTACCGGGACGATCGTCGACGTCTACCAGGCACGTGCCGGGGTGGCGCGGGTCGAGCTCGACATCGCGGCGGACCGCGGTGCGGTCGAGTCGGCGCACGGCGCGCTCGCGACCGCCGTCGGCTGGGACGCGAACACGCGCTTCGAGGTGGCGCCGCTCCCGACGTCGCTCGTGCTCGAGCCGGTCGAGGAGAGCGTCGACGAGCTGATCGCGCGCGCGCGGCGCAAGCGCCCGGAGCTCGGCGCGTACCGGGCGGAGGTCCTGCGCGACGACGCGCAGATCGCCGCCGCCAAGGCCGCCTTCCTCCCCGAGCTGGTCGCCGGCGCGAGCTACAACCGTCAAGCACCGGAGCTCGGCGGACCGAACGACGGCGCCTACGACGAGTACCGCTACGGCATCGAGGTCAACGTGCCGCTCTTCGAAGGGTTCCGGCGGTGGAACGCGCTGCGCGCCGCGGAGTCTCGTCGCGCGGCGAGCGCCGCGGCGCTGCGCGACCGCACGCAGCGGGTCGTCGCCGAGGTGTGGGACGCGTACTACGACCTGCGCACCGCGGTCGCGCGCGTGCGCGCGAGCGACGCGCTGCTCGCCGCCGCCCGCGAATCGTACCGCGCGGCGCTGCAGACGTACCGCGACGGCGTCGGCGACGTCGTCGAGCTGCTGAACGGCCTCGCGCAGCTCGCGACCGCGCGCGCGGCGAACGTCGGCGCGCGCACCGACCTGCTGATCAGCCACGCCGTGCTGCTGCGCGCGATCGGCGAGAACGTCACGGCGGCGGGCTGA
- a CDS encoding response regulator, translated as MQPKPKILIVDDEAGPRESLKIILKPEFEVVTVSRGSDALEMLRDGSFEVVLLDLTMPEDLSGTETLQSIRDANIDVEAIVISGQGAADPIMACVNLGAFRYIKKPYRADEVVGAVRDALHSRETRRRQQAMRERFLGSLSHELRTPLNAIVGYSEILHDEIRDLLAEEHRHALARIQHSSERLLAYWEGLFFLGELDSGSLLVQPRELEVQPWLQRLVQRIDRSSEGGPSLHLDCPQGLWALTHPETLARLLAVLIYEATEDQSGPIVVSAWDSGDAVCFAVEHDLLPFETPPAEGSSDQDATATELAREVVARASDLLGATVERTSAGPGRIRILITIPPMRDPTRRSSLRRTHFPSGVMAAATR; from the coding sequence ATGCAGCCCAAGCCGAAGATCCTCATCGTCGACGACGAGGCAGGACCACGGGAGTCCCTCAAGATCATCCTCAAGCCCGAGTTCGAGGTCGTCACGGTCTCGCGGGGGTCGGATGCGCTCGAGATGCTCCGCGACGGGAGCTTCGAAGTCGTCCTGCTCGACCTCACCATGCCGGAGGATCTCTCGGGCACCGAGACGCTCCAGTCCATACGCGACGCGAACATCGACGTCGAGGCGATCGTGATCAGCGGCCAGGGCGCCGCCGATCCGATCATGGCGTGCGTCAACCTCGGCGCCTTCCGCTACATCAAGAAGCCGTACCGCGCGGACGAGGTCGTCGGCGCCGTGCGCGACGCGCTGCACAGCCGCGAGACGCGACGTCGTCAGCAGGCGATGCGCGAGCGCTTCCTCGGCAGCCTGTCGCACGAGCTGCGCACACCGCTCAACGCGATCGTCGGCTACAGCGAGATCCTGCACGACGAGATCCGCGACCTGCTCGCGGAGGAGCATCGTCACGCGCTGGCGCGCATCCAGCACAGCTCGGAGCGTCTGCTCGCGTACTGGGAAGGGCTCTTCTTCCTCGGCGAGCTCGACTCGGGGAGCCTGCTCGTCCAGCCGCGCGAGCTCGAGGTGCAGCCGTGGCTGCAGCGTCTCGTGCAGCGCATCGATCGCAGCAGCGAGGGCGGTCCGTCGCTGCACCTCGACTGTCCGCAAGGGCTCTGGGCGCTGACCCATCCCGAGACGCTCGCCCGTCTGCTCGCGGTGCTGATCTACGAAGCGACCGAGGACCAGAGCGGTCCGATCGTCGTCTCGGCCTGGGATTCCGGCGACGCGGTGTGCTTCGCGGTCGAGCACGACCTTCTGCCCTTCGAGACGCCGCCCGCCGAGGGCAGCTCGGATCAGGACGCGACCGCGACCGAGCTCGCCCGTGAGGTCGTCGCCCGCGCGTCCGACCTGCTCGGTGCGACCGTCGAGCGCACCTCGGCCGGCCCCGGCCGCATCCGCATCCTGATCACCATCCCGCCGATGCGCGACCCGACCCGGAGGTCGTCGCTGCGGCGGACCCACTTCCCATCCGGCGTCATGGCCGCCGCCACTCGCTGA
- a CDS encoding M23 family metallopeptidase, whose translation MGLERRRIAVARAGLAVVLGLALLAAAPGCGLIGARQQTKKTVVRGETGKGFVWPADGTISSRFGPRRNAHHDGIDIAAPEGTPVRAALDGVAVYVGTLRGYGKVVILQHEGGLTTVYAHNSKNLVKQGARVRRGAVIASVGRTGRTTGPNLHFEVRKDNRARDPLAYLPKKPPSSQLAQRTKRDTGG comes from the coding sequence ATGGGGCTGGAGAGGAGGAGGATCGCCGTCGCGCGCGCGGGGCTGGCCGTCGTGCTGGGCCTGGCTCTGCTCGCCGCAGCTCCCGGCTGCGGCCTGATCGGCGCGCGCCAGCAGACGAAGAAGACCGTCGTCCGCGGTGAGACCGGCAAGGGGTTCGTGTGGCCGGCGGACGGGACGATCAGCTCGCGCTTCGGCCCGCGCCGCAACGCGCACCACGATGGGATCGACATCGCCGCGCCCGAGGGGACGCCGGTCCGCGCCGCCCTCGACGGTGTCGCGGTCTACGTCGGCACGCTACGCGGCTACGGCAAGGTGGTCATCCTGCAGCACGAGGGCGGGCTCACCACCGTGTACGCGCACAACAGCAAGAACCTGGTGAAGCAGGGCGCTCGTGTTCGGCGGGGCGCTGTGATTGCATCCGTCGGACGAACGGGGCGTACGACCGGTCCGAACCTGCACTTCGAGGTGCGGAAGGACAACCGCGCGCGCGACCCGCTCGCGTACCTACCCAAGAAGCCACCCTCGTCGCAGCTCGCGCAGCGGACGAAGCGCGATACCGGAGGTTGA
- a CDS encoding adenine phosphoribosyltransferase translates to MSDLTQWIRDIPDFPKKGIVFKDITPLLANGAALREAVERLAEPFRGKVDVVLGIESRGFILGAPVAVQLGVGFVIARKPGKLPWQTQSASYALEYGTDSLEIHRDAVGRGNRVLLVDDLLATGGTARAGIELVRGLGGEVFSCAFLVELGFLNGRNSLAPVPVHSLIRYD, encoded by the coding sequence ATGAGCGATCTCACGCAGTGGATCCGCGACATCCCCGACTTCCCGAAGAAAGGCATCGTCTTCAAGGACATCACGCCGCTGCTCGCGAATGGCGCCGCTCTGCGTGAAGCGGTCGAGCGCCTCGCCGAGCCGTTCCGCGGCAAGGTCGACGTCGTCCTGGGGATCGAGTCGCGCGGGTTCATCCTCGGCGCGCCCGTGGCGGTGCAGCTCGGCGTCGGCTTCGTGATCGCGCGCAAGCCCGGCAAGCTTCCCTGGCAGACGCAGTCCGCGTCCTACGCGCTCGAGTACGGCACGGATTCGCTCGAGATCCACCGCGACGCCGTCGGACGCGGCAACCGCGTGCTCCTGGTCGACGACCTGCTCGCGACCGGCGGCACGGCGCGCGCCGGCATCGAGCTGGTGCGCGGGCTCGGCGGCGAGGTCTTCTCGTGCGCCTTCCTGGTCGAGCTCGGCTTTCTCAACGGGCGCAACAGCCTGGCGCCAGTTCCCGTTCACTCGCTGATTCGCTACGACTGA
- the cofE gene encoding coenzyme F420-0:L-glutamate ligase, translating into MAIHVLPIPGLPQVRPGDDLAALLGDAIEKAQLGVKPGDVLVVCQKVVSKAEGRVVALADVEPSPLARRWAAQYDKDPRLVELVLRESTRIVRMDAGNLIVETGPGWVCANAGIDQSNALAEGVVTLLPVDADASAERLRATLSARFGVALAVIVTDTFGRPWREGQVEFALGVAGMAPVEDLRGTRDMVGHKLGVTVIGVADEIACAAGLAMRKAAGVPAVLIRGCAIPPEQTGPDAKRGGKSVIRRRELDLFR; encoded by the coding sequence GTGGCGATCCACGTCCTGCCGATCCCGGGGCTGCCGCAGGTTCGGCCGGGGGACGACCTCGCGGCTCTGCTCGGCGACGCGATCGAGAAGGCGCAGCTCGGCGTCAAGCCGGGCGACGTCCTGGTCGTCTGCCAGAAGGTGGTGTCGAAGGCCGAGGGACGCGTGGTCGCGCTCGCCGACGTCGAGCCGTCGCCGCTCGCGCGCCGGTGGGCGGCGCAGTACGACAAGGACCCGCGTCTCGTCGAGCTCGTGCTGCGCGAGAGCACGCGGATCGTACGCATGGACGCGGGCAACCTGATCGTCGAGACCGGCCCGGGCTGGGTGTGCGCCAACGCGGGCATCGATCAGTCGAACGCGCTCGCGGAAGGCGTGGTGACGCTCTTGCCGGTCGACGCGGACGCGTCGGCCGAGCGCCTGCGCGCGACGCTCTCCGCGCGCTTCGGCGTCGCGCTCGCGGTGATCGTCACCGACACCTTCGGTCGCCCGTGGCGCGAGGGTCAGGTCGAGTTCGCGCTCGGCGTCGCCGGCATGGCGCCGGTCGAGGATCTGCGCGGCACGCGCGACATGGTCGGGCACAAGCTCGGCGTCACGGTGATCGGCGTCGCCGACGAGATCGCGTGCGCGGCCGGCCTCGCGATGCGCAAGGCCGCGGGCGTGCCGGCGGTGCTGATCCGCGGCTGCGCGATCCCGCCCGAGCAGACCGGACCGGACGCGAAGCGCGGCGGCAAGTCGGTCATCCGCCGCCGCGAGCTCGACCTCTTCCGCTAG
- the cofG gene encoding 7,8-didemethyl-8-hydroxy-5-deazariboflavin synthase CofG, giving the protein MRTEGLDEGNIRSPRERRPLDRAAAVAALDARGDALDELRARARDLRDAGKGRTITFSRKAFFPVTNLCRDRCAYCTFRRDEGEDGAWTMQPEEIRAWAERARDLNCIEALMCLGDKPEVAFPGYRAFLAKRGLSSTIEYVAEACRIALDAGLLPHSNPGVMSAAEMALLRPLNASLGMMLETTSVRLRQKGHAHYYAPDKDPKVRLQVLRDAGELRIPFTTGLLIGIGETHEERVDTLFAIADLHQRYGHVQEVIVQNFRAKPDIPMATCEEPDAADLARTVAVARLVLGPEVNIQVPPNLSPEALAYLLDSGINDFGGISPLTPDYVNPEAPWPHLASLARECRRAGYVLAERLPIYPEYVDRPGFLDPGLVERVAAAQDEINERNARGLETFA; this is encoded by the coding sequence ATGCGCACCGAGGGACTGGACGAGGGCAACATCCGCTCGCCCCGCGAGCGGCGTCCTCTGGACCGCGCCGCCGCGGTCGCCGCGCTCGATGCGCGCGGCGACGCGCTCGACGAGCTGCGTGCGCGCGCGCGCGACCTGCGCGACGCCGGCAAGGGACGGACGATCACCTTCTCGCGCAAGGCGTTCTTCCCGGTCACCAACCTGTGCCGCGACCGCTGCGCGTACTGCACGTTCCGGCGCGACGAGGGCGAGGACGGCGCCTGGACGATGCAGCCCGAGGAGATCCGCGCCTGGGCCGAGCGCGCGCGCGACCTGAACTGCATCGAGGCGCTGATGTGCCTCGGCGACAAGCCCGAGGTCGCGTTCCCCGGCTACCGCGCGTTCCTCGCCAAGCGCGGGCTCTCGTCGACCATCGAGTACGTCGCCGAAGCCTGTCGGATCGCGCTCGACGCGGGGCTGCTGCCGCACTCGAATCCCGGGGTGATGAGCGCCGCCGAGATGGCGCTGCTCCGGCCGCTCAACGCAAGCCTCGGCATGATGCTCGAGACGACGAGCGTTCGTTTGCGCCAAAAAGGACACGCGCATTACTACGCGCCGGACAAGGACCCGAAGGTTCGTCTGCAGGTGCTGCGCGACGCGGGCGAGCTGCGCATCCCCTTCACCACGGGACTGCTGATCGGTATCGGCGAAACGCACGAGGAGCGCGTCGATACGCTGTTCGCCATCGCCGACTTGCACCAGCGCTACGGCCATGTGCAGGAAGTGATCGTGCAGAACTTCCGCGCCAAGCCCGACATTCCGATGGCGACCTGCGAGGAGCCGGACGCGGCCGACCTCGCGCGCACCGTCGCGGTCGCGCGCCTCGTGCTCGGTCCCGAGGTGAACATCCAGGTGCCGCCCAATCTGTCGCCCGAGGCGCTCGCCTACCTGCTCGACAGCGGGATCAACGACTTCGGCGGCATCTCGCCGCTGACGCCTGACTACGTGAATCCCGAGGCGCCGTGGCCGCACCTCGCGTCGCTCGCGCGCGAGTGTCGGCGTGCGGGCTACGTGCTCGCCGAGCGGCTGCCGATCTATCCGGAGTACGTCGATCGCCCGGGCTTCCTCGACCCGGGGCTCGTCGAGCGCGTCGCCGCGGCGCAGGACGAGATCAACGAGCGCAACGCGCGCGGACTCGAGACCTTCGCATGA
- a CDS encoding integration host factor subunit alpha: MTKADIVERIYERAKTSKKDASDVVDLVFELIKSRLEAGEKVKLSGFGNFVVNHKRPRKGRNPQTGEEIIISGRRVLSFKASQVLKNAINDALRASESASPTAGLDSQAQPR, translated from the coding sequence ATGACCAAGGCAGACATCGTCGAGCGCATCTACGAGCGGGCCAAAACGTCGAAGAAGGACGCGAGCGACGTCGTGGACCTGGTCTTCGAGCTCATCAAGTCGCGTCTCGAGGCCGGCGAGAAGGTGAAGCTCTCCGGCTTCGGCAACTTCGTCGTCAATCACAAGCGGCCGCGCAAGGGCCGCAACCCCCAGACCGGCGAGGAGATCATCATCTCCGGCCGGCGGGTGCTGTCGTTCAAGGCGAGCCAGGTGCTGAAGAACGCGATCAACGACGCGCTTCGCGCCTCCGAATCGGCCTCGCCGACGGCCGGGCTGGACTCCCAGGCGCAGCCGCGCTGA